The window actatatccaaaaatcatggttaaactcaaagtggaagtatgtttttcaaaatggtcatcaagacgtcgttctttcgactgaaatgactacctcttacaaaaacgacttgtaacttatatttacgactataaactgatactttttctgtttatattcataaaatatagttcaatatgaaaccatagcaatttgattcactcaaaatggatttaaaatgaagaagttattggtaaaacaagattggatattttttattgttgtagctacgagaaatattgcaacaattctatacaaatcatatcctagctaacttatattgtattatacatgtattctaatatattatgtaatcttgggataccatagacacgtatgcaaatgttttgacatatcatatcgacccatgtatatatattatttggaacaaccatagacactctatatgcagtattgtttgagttagctatacagggttgaggttgattccaaaaatatatatactttgagttgtgatctagcctgagacgtgtatacactaggtcgtggattgggtcaagataatatatatcaatttatttctgtacatctaactatggataactagttgtaggttactaacgaggacagctgacttaataaactttaaaatattaaaacgtattaaaaatgttgtaaatatattttgaacatactttgatatatatgtacatatttgttataggttcgtgaatcgaccagtggccaagtcttacttcccgacgaagtaaaaatctgtgaaagtgagttatagtcccacttttaaaatctaatatttttgggatgagaatacatgcaactttataaatgttttacaaaatagacacaagtacatgaaactactttctatggttgaatgatcgaacccgagtatgcccctttttgcttggtaacctaagaattagtaaatcagtctactaattgacgtgaatcctaaagatagatctattgggcctaacaaaccccatccgttttagcggatgctttagtacttcgagtttttatatcatgtccgatggatgtcccagaatgatggggatattcttatatgcatcttgttaatgtcggttaccaggtgttcaccatatgaatgatttttatctttatgtatgggatgtgtattgaaatatgaaatctcgtggtctattattacgatttgataaatatataggttaaacctataactcaccaacattttttgttgacgtttaaagcatgtttattctcaggtgattattaagagcttccgctgttgcatgctaatatatggacaagatttggagtcagtatgcttgtataatattgtttaaaactgcattcgaaatttactttattgtaacatattaatattgtaaaccaatatgtattggtagtgtgtaagtgtgaaattttttagattatcatttctgataatctaggtggtgtcctttaaaccttgtcgataaaataaaggttatggtttgttttaaaaacgaatgcagtctttgaaaaacgtctcatatagaggtcaaaacctcgcaacgaaatcaattaatatggaacgtttataatcaatatgaacgggacatttcacctttttTAAGTTTCGAACAGGGCCTTCGAAATTAGCGAAACGGCCATGGTTAGGAGTCGGGGGTCAAATGCGATGTCGACACCCACCCATCGATCATTTCCTTGTTACGAACATTACAATCATACCGCTCCACGGGAGGAAACCCTCACGACAAATTTATATGGGCATCGCGTGTGGTAAATCCCTTCGGGTGACGTTCGAACACAAGACGTCCGCAACCGGACAGATAACAACAAAGAAAGTTTTGCAGTTAGTGAAAATCGTACCCTGATTACCAGAGCCGTCTCAACAATTTAATGGCCCTAGACGAAACTAAAAATGGGCCCACATATACGTTAAATTTTTTTTACTACACATATAAAAATAATACtctaatttatctatttatttacttacataCTATTTAACTATTAAAATAAAGTATGTTAACTTTAATTGATAATTTTTTATTCGATTTACTTAAATATACTgagaaaaatatttatatattcaaaattTTAAGGCCTTCTAAATTTTAGGGTCCTAGACGGTTGTCTACCTTACTGTACTCGAAGATTACCATATAACTATATAAGAATGAAAGTCACAACTACTacatcaattatcttgtgagcgcGTAAAATAAGAAAGGTCAATTACTCAAATTTTCTTTATTAAATTTAAAGCCAAGCTAATTATTAAATATTTTAAGTAATTAAAGTGCATTAATTGTTAATTAATTgcattttttaaacaaaaataaacACTTTGATTTATCAACTACGGAGTACTTATTATCTTCTCCCTTAAGGCATAAAATTAGAAAACCTCATATATATAAACACagtttataataataacaaaaattgtaTTAACAACAACCCTAAAAATTATAACATTATTGTACGTGTCATTGCTAATGACGTTTAACAAATTGTAATAAAATAGAATAAATCCTAAAAAAAAGTATAATTAATTAAGTTCCATGACTTTTGCCTTGATTCACACACCACTCTCGATCATCCTCAACTTCCCCAACTTGTCTTTATAACTGCCTTTCTCTCCACCCaccaacccaccaccaccaccataacaACAAAATGGACTCTTTAACCAAAACTACAACAAATCAACAAAACAATCGTCCTGCTCATCTTATAGATCTTGAATTCCCTTTGATCTCACGGCTAACACCCATGTATTCTTTCCCATCTTCAAGATCTGGAAATGGAATATTCTTCAATGTACGGTTTCAGGAACAACAACCTTATTTTTTGGATGCATGTTTTCGTTGCAAAAAACCCCTTGGTTCTAACAGAGACATCTTCATGTACAGgtacttttattttcttttcttctaTTTATTTATTCTCATTACTCATCGAATTTATTTCAAATTTAAATatgtttaaaaatatggtaaatgataattaggcgtataattgataattatacatatatttgtAAAATAACATTAAAGGTAAAAATTGACATTATGGTAGATTTATTTGTACTTTAACTAGAATTTTAGTATTGTTACAAGCCAATTGATATTTATTTACGTACATAATTTTTTCCCCTGATAATGTAAtcgtgatcaaaaataaatttctaAAATGTTACAATTATTTAagttttgtatttttgtatttttgtATATATTAAATAAGGATTTTAATTTAATCACAAGGTATTTAGTAACCTAAAATCTGATAGGGGTGTTTTGGCAAATTTGCAGAGGGGACACCCCATTTTGTACCGAAGAGTGTCGATCACAACAAATTGAGCTTGATGAATccaaagaaaagaaacgaagtttgtCTGCATCCATTAAAGCATTTAGAAAAAAAGAAGAGCGTGAGAAATCCAAAAATAATTCTTCCCCAAATTACCCTTTACATTCTGATGCAGTTGCTGCTGCCTAATTTCTTTTTTccctattaattaaaaaaaaaactagggAGATTAAATTTAAATATCGCTAGAAAAAAAATTAAGAATCAAATTTGTGAAAAAAGGTTTATTAGTTTTGTGATTTTTACTGTTCTATaatattttttttggtttttttttctttctggttTTGGTTTCTTTATTATGTGATGTGATGTAACATGTAGAATGACGAGGGTAAATGTGGGACTACAATAACTTAATTAAGAAGAAACTAGTGGTGTGTGGTACGGTACTACTAATTGAAGCGCGCACCATTGTACTTCACTACTTACCTTGTACGTGTACACTTGTGACTATTATTTGATACACAGTGTACAACTTATAAATATTGTACTCGTAGTTTTTTCTGGTGAGAACGTGGTGTGGTAAAGGTTCATTATCaatatgattatgatgattatgaaatTCTTTATATGAAGTAATTATTGATGTGCTAAAACGTGTGTTACATTTGAAACTGTTTGTATCATCATATATATTGTACGATTtattattacatataagtatgtggtTTATGTGTCAAACTGTGTTTGTATAAGTTGTTTCGGGGTAACTCGATTAAGCCCAAGTCGGTAAAAGTCCGTGAACGGAAGCGAATGAATTTGGTAGTATATTTTATTAAGCAAAAAATGATTGCAGCATGTAGCAGATATACAATAACGATGTAactaactaaattttttttttttttttttttttttttttttttttttgcaaagccAGAAAATTTTTATTCAATTCACAACATGTACAGAGCATACAATGGATGCCTCCATTACACAGAAAGATCACGAATAGTTACAGGGGTGTTTTGACCAAAATCTCACTAAACCTCCTATATACAAGAACCTACTCGAACATTAACCAATGCCTAACCGAGAATTACCGCAAGAAGATGGATTTATCAACCATTGGTGCCATTCGATACTTAGCTTTTTACCTCTCTTTGAAATCCACTCGAAACTCTTGATTTGGATGTCGTTAACTAATGTATCCCTTGAGCGCGTCACGTTGTGAAAAACCTTTTGGTTTCGGTTCTTCCAAATTAAATACCCGGTTACCCACGTTACCGCTTGCCATAAGGATTTCGTTTTTTCTCCACTTGCAATATTGTCGTACCCATTAAATAAATCATCAACACTTAAGAGCATGCGACCCCCAAAACCCCACCAACGGTGTATACGATCCCAAACCTCCATAGCATATTTGCATCTTACAATGGCGTGATCGATTGATTCAATATCCTCATCACATAGGGGGCACCTTATCGTATGTAAATCTATACCCCGCTTGTCGAGTTCATACCTAACCGGTAACCGTCTTCTTCTAACCCGCCAGTTGAAAATTCCCAGGGACTGAGGTAACAATGGGTTGGTTTCGGTTTCCCTTGCATCCCCAGGTATGTCACAAAGttgaatatttagaatgttagatAAAGTTTTAGTGTGAAAGTTACCATCTTCCCCATCCGACCAAATCCATCCTACCCTTGCATCTGACCTTTGAAACTGACCCGCAGCACAATCCTGAAGGTGTACAAGATCGTCCAAGTTCCTGCCGATAAGGTTTCTGCTCCAATTCCACGTGAAAGAAATCTCCCCATTGATCCAAGATACCCTGTCACTCACCTTTGCATCCTTTTCTAGCTCCAAATGATAAAGTCTCGGGAATTTAGTTTTAAAACATTGATCCCCAACCCAAAGTTCATCCCAAAAAAGAACATCACTACCATCACCAATATTCCTTAGAAATGAGTTATTCAAGTTATATCTTTTTTGAACATATCTTTACCAATTTTGATAACATCTTTCCAAGGAGAGTAACCATTCCCAACCCGAATATTCGAAGATACCCCCAACCCACCCTCCCGCCCGTATATACTTTGAATTATTTTAACCCAAAATGATTTGGTTTCGGTacgaaacctccaccaccatttacccaaGAGAGCCCAATTTTTTTGCTTTTAGAGATCCGATATTCAACCCACCCTCCCCGTATGGAAGTAAAATATCATTCCATTTAACCCAATCCATTTTATGTCCCTCCcctgacccgccccaaaagaagttACGACGCAAACCTTCGAGCAAATTGAGGACGCATCCCGGAGCACGAAAGCTAGAGAAAAAGTACAACGGTAAACTATTTAGGATCGACTTGATGAGTGTCAAACGCCCCCCGAATGATACCATTCTTGATTTCCAATCCGAAAAGCGCTTATGAAACTTTTTAATCACCGGTTCCCAATCGTTAATATTATTCATTTTTGCCCCAACCGGTAGCCCAAGATAAGTGAATGGAAGTTTACCGGATTTACATTTGAAAAGAGTCGCCATAGATTCTGTATCCTCCATCGTCACATTAATTCCATAAAGGCTGCTTTTATCAAAGTTAATTTTCAAACCCGACACGTCTTCGAAGCAAAGTAAGAGTTCCATGCAATTACTAATGTTCCTTTTGGACCACTCACCGATAAAAATTGTATCGTCCGCATATTGGAGTAGTGATAACGGAATCTTATCTTTCCCTACCTTAACCCCCGAAAAAAGACTCTTATCTAAAGCTTCTTGAACGAGCACCTTCAAACCGTCACTAGCTATAATGAAAAGGAACGGAGAAAGAGGGTCACCTTGTCTAATGCCACGTTGTAGATTGAATTCTTCGGTTGGTGCCCCATTTACTAGAATGGAGATAGTTGCGGATTTAAGACACGCTTCGATCCACTTAATCCATTTTTGCCCAAACACTAAACGGCACAGCATAGAAAGTAGATAATTCCAATTCACGCTGTCGAAAGCCTTGGCGAAGTCCGCTTTGAAAATGAAGCTTCTATTTCTATTCCTTTTAAGATCACTTACACTTTCATTTAGCACAAGTATCCCATCTAGAATGGACCGCTCTGAGAGAAATGCACTTTGTTCATTACTTATTAGACGAGGTAATACCTTCCGAAGTCTATTAGCTAGCAAATTAGCAATTATCTTATAGTAGCTATTTAATAGACTTATCGGTCGATAATCTCTAAGCTCGATCGGATCAGTGCACTTCGGGATCAAAGTCAGAAAAGAAGCATTACACCCGTTCGAGATTTCTCCCTTGTCCAAAACCAGTCAATCGCGTTAAGAAGATCCTGTTTGATTACATTCCAAAATTTTTTGAAAAACTTGAAATTGAAACCATCGGGTCCCAGGGCTTTTGACCCAACACACCCCTTAACCGCATCCCAAATCTCACCTTCATCGAATCTGTTTTCCAGAAGGTTTGCTTGATCAAGCGTCAGAAAATTATCTCGACGGTTTGGCAAAGCAGGCCGTTCCCATTCAGTTTCTTGGAAAAATTTCTGAAAAAAATTACGAACCTCATTCTTGACCATTCCCGGATCTTCTTCCCATGAACCATTGTTGTGAAGGCCTCAGATAGAATTTTTGTTGTTTCTCCGCTTGATCAGTGAGTGAAAGTACTTAGAATTTTCCTCCCCCTCGGTGGCCCATTTAATCCTTGATTTTTGCTTTAACATGCAAGCCTTTATTCTATCCTTTTCCAACCACCGTCGTCTTGCTTCCAGCCATTTTACCCTCTCACTTTCATCGATATCCCTGTCATTAGCAATCTGTTCCCAATTACAAGCTTCGGTTTTCGCACTTTCTAATTCAGAATCAAGTTCACCGAATTGCAATTTACTCCAATTCTTGAGTGCCATCTTTACATTTTTCAGCTTTAACTGAAAAACTATGTCAGGTCTTCTAGAGTTAAACTGACCATTCCACGCTTCTGAAACTATATCAGCTGCACCCGGGTGATTTAACCAGGAGTCGAATATTTTTACCGGCTTAGGCCCGTAATCCAAGGCCTTGGATCTCAGAAGTAGAGGGCAGTGGTCTGACAGTTTCCTGTCCAAAACCATAACCAACAATTCAGGCCATCTATTTATGACCGAATTAGATACCAGAAACCTATCTAATTTACTAAATTTCTTCCCGTTATCACAGATTCTTGTGAATTTTTTCCCTATCAAGGGGACTTCTAATAAACCTGAGTTAGCAATAAAGTTATTAAAACGATTAGCCCTACGAAGATTGAATTCACAGTTCTTCCTTTCATCAATATTTCTCACTTCGTTAAAATCCCCACAAAGCACCCAACTCTCATTGTCATAATTCATCAGATTCTCCAAACTTTCTAGGAAAAGACGCTTTTTAATATCTTCGTGCGGCTCGTAGACATTCACAACAATTGTGTCTTGTGAATCCCCTTTTATTTTACCCTTCACAGCAAGAAAAAATTCACCCTCTACAGTTTGGTTTACTTGAAATAAATTGGGGTCCCAAATCGTGACTAACCCCCCCCCCCCGATCTTCCATTTGCAGATTTCTGAATATATCTAAAATTAGGGGACCCCCATAAAAACTCGACAAATCTGTCTGCAATCTCCTCACACATTGTTTCTTGCAAAGCTAAAATATATGGATGATGTGTAGCACAAAGACTGTGGAGCCACCCCACCATCCCTTTCTTTTTCAAACCTCGAATATTGACAGAGAGAATTATCATAGAAAACAATACTAACCGAAAACGAAAAAGGCTTCTCAGTGCTTCTGCCCTCCCCATTGCATACCCAGTAATTCTCCAAATCCTTGGTGATTAACCATGTCTTCGCTACATTATGCTGGGAATTTTTTCAATTGCCTGAGACTTGCCTCGTACGAATAGAATCAGCTTTACCTCCTCGTCTTCCATTATTGGAATTGCTGTTCTTGGACCTCGATTGAGACTTAGACTGTGGGAACAGTCTTCTTTTCTTCTTTAGCAGATGAATTTTCCTAGCGAGGTTTTTCAAGTGTAAAATTCTTGAAGAAACATGCCACCTGGCCGCTTTTTTCCATATTGAATCTAGAGAACGGTTATTATATGTGGCCAAAGATCTCGCTTTTCGATTATTGGAATCCATCGACACCGAAATTTGAGCTTTGTCTCCTTTATGTTTCTTTGATTTCGATCGGTGAAAATTTCCCAAATTAGGAGCTGTATTACCCCTGTACGCCTCCCCAATTATATCAGACCCCACCACTGGAATTGGCTTGGGCTTAACTAACTAATTCTGTTAATCAGCATCTAAGCAGAATTAACAATAACTAAAATTTACTACCCTCTTGTTTATATATGTACATAAACTACTATATACTTAACGTCGGTTAAAGTCGATTGACAGCGGTCATAGTAGGTAAACGAGTCAAAATGGACTAAAAGTTAAATTTAGTCGGTCGAACTTCGAAGTTGAATTTATTTAGCTGAAGTTTAATTTTTCCAATCAAAATTAGATTACTTGAAAATTgattaaatttggttaaaaatcaTTCAAAATTGATCAAAGTTAAAGCAAGTTAATAGCCTTCCGGACCTGTCTAGTATTCACCGATTAATTCTGAGTAACGGCTTTTAGAACCTTGTCAAAAGATCTTTGGTCATATTGACTTATTGAAACTTTCTCTAGACACATTCTGATATTTTTGGTACTAAAGTATACATTATGACATTTTGGGTGGTTGAAAAATCGTACCAACATAATATAAATTATACTTAAAAGGACATAGTTAGCTAACATTCaacaatttatatatttttaatctaCCTAAAATAATCTCTAAACAAAAATTaagttttttttaatattaattttcatATAAGACACTTTTTAACATATACTCCGTATATCGTTATAATCACCTTCATTTAGCCGAGTGGTTACCGCCATTTCTTGAGTGtctgaggtcttgagttcgagactTAACTGAGGATTTCATACTGCAGTTTGCTTTGCAACTGGTTATGAAGTCCTATAGgagttttttcttttttttttttcttttttttttttacaaataatttGTTCTACTCATATCTAGCAAAGTTCAATATTTTGTTATATCCTTGTAACGGGTGTCGGAAGTGAGCATGACCCGTGACTACTCATATCTAGCAAAGTTCAATATTTTGGTATTTTCCCCTAACGGGTGTTGGAAGTGAGCTTGACCCCATGACTTTAGATATGAACGGTGAATGACAAACCCATGTCAGTGATTTTAATACCGCCATTTTAAAAAAACATAGAATATATAATAGTATGCAGATTTTGTAGTAATACATACTAGCAGTCCATGACTAATTGACTATATAATCATTTTTATATATTGTAAACAGAATAGAATGGGGTAGTCCTCTAATTgtttgtttaaatatatatatatatatatatatatatatatatatatatatatatatatatatatatatatatatatatatatatatatatatatatataattttttttttttttttttttttttttttttgataatattaTGGTTTTATGGTGTGTTTGGCACCAAGTGGCTAAAGTTGAATAAATATTTTATGAGATTCTAGAGATACTTGAATGTTTCTGGTTTAATGAGTATAACTACTACTTTCATGCTAGCAGATTTCGTAACAACGGGATGAAGAATGTCAGGTCTAAAAGTGCATTAAAGATGAAAGGTAAGGTAAAGAAAAAGTTTGACAAAGATAGTGCCTTTTGTTTGCAGGATGGTAGTGACGATGATGAAGTGTGTCTAGCGATTCAAAGAAAGTCCAAAGACACGCAAAACGACGGGACGGTGAAGTGGAAGTATATAGGTGCGGCGTCGGGATGTGAAGGAGGTTTTTTCGACGAATATAGGAACGGTGGTTTGAACTCTCAAGTGGCGGGATGGTCCATTGGTGATGAAATTGGAATCGAGTCAACCTTTACTTTCAAAGCTAATGTGGATGGTGGAGTTAAAAACGACAATGGTGTTTGATTGGTTTTGTTTTTGAAGTGTTTAGACCGTTGGTTATTTTGTGTACGGGTCGATCCTTTTTTATGTATGTCTTCTTGCTTGTTTAGGTTGTAAGCGAGACTCGGTTTTAGTTAGCGCTAGGTCGATCTCTTTGTAGATCCTTGTTTTCTGTTTTCGAGCCTAGTTAACGTTTTTCTTTTGTATTCTTGGTTTTCTTGTCTCTTTCCGAGATTaagaatatttatatagttatcgttatttggccaaaaaaaaaaaaagaa of the Rutidosis leptorrhynchoides isolate AG116_Rl617_1_P2 chromosome 5, CSIRO_AGI_Rlap_v1, whole genome shotgun sequence genome contains:
- the LOC139850534 gene encoding FCS-Like Zinc finger 1-like; the protein is MDSLTKTTTNQQNNRPAHLIDLEFPLISRLTPMYSFPSSRSGNGIFFNVRFQEQQPYFLDACFRCKKPLGSNRDIFMYRGDTPFCTEECRSQQIELDESKEKKRSLSASIKAFRKKEEREKSKNNSSPNYPLHSDAVAAA
- the LOC139850086 gene encoding uncharacterized protein, with the translated sequence MGRAEALRSLFRFRLVLFSMIILSVNIRGLKKKGMVGWLHSLCATHHPYILALQETMCEEIADRFVEFLWGSPNFRYIQKSANGRSGGGEGEFFLAVKGKIKGDSQDTIVVNVYEPHEDIKKRLFLESLENLMNYDNESWVLCGDFNEVRNIDERKNCEFNLRRANRFNNFIANSGLLEVPLIGKKFTRICDNGKKFSKLDRFLVSNSVINRWPELLVMVLDRKLSDHCPLLLRSKALDYGPKPVKIFDSWLNHPGAADIVSEAWNGQFNSRRPDIVFQLKLKNVKMALKNWSKLQFGELDSELESAKTEACNWEQIANDRDIDESERVKWLEARRRWLEKDRIKACMLKQKSRIKWATEGEENSKYFHSLIKRRNNKNSI